TTGAAGGTCAGCGTTAAATTAAGCAATAACGCTCGGCGAATGATGAGGATGAATTAGTTTTTTTCCGATCACCTCCAGTATGCATAACGCACTTGAAAATGCCCCGGTTTATGCTATTAATCTACTTGAATTTACTTGTTTTACGTAAAATTTCGACATATAAAGGAAAAGCCGGGCATAATTACGCTTAGCCCGGCTTGTTGTTTTCAATGCAATTAAATTAATCCAATACAATCAGATGAAGAGATTCGCTTAGAATTGATAAATGACTTCCAAAGCGATCGTATCTTGCGAATCTTGATCGCGAATGTTGTCATCCCAGAAGATATCGCCATCGGCTTCGTCATGACGATATTCGAGGCGGCCTAGCAGGTCTTCGGTGATCTGATAGCCAGCCGTAGCCGTGATTTCCCACAGGTTGTCGCTTGCGCCAACGCCAGGTTGAGGAGTGGCCCAGCTGTCGTCATCGCCGAAGTATTCGCCGCGCAGAGCCAAGTAAACATCTTCGTTCACGTCGTAGCGGACATAACCAGCGAGAGCCCACCAGGAAGCATCGTCCGTACCAGCGGCAATAGCGTCTTCATCAAAACCATAGTCGAAGTTCGCGCCGATGGTCCAGTCTTCCGTTACGTTCCAGGTAGCGACCAAATCATAAAGGAAGCGGTAATTGCTATTGTCGTTGAATCTTTCTGGACCGTAGGAAATCGCGTTCTGGACATATATTTCTTCCGTTGGGCGGAAACGAACGGCGAAATGGAAGGATTTGCTATCATTGATGTCTTCTACGGTATCCCAACCTTGGGTAACGCCGCCGCTGACTTCCCACATATCATTGATGGAATAGGTCGCGCGAATGCCCGTATGAGTGTGGGGATAAGATAAGCCGAACATGAAGGAACGCGAGAAGTTATCGTTTTTCAAGCTTTCAATGGCTTCGTATCCATACCACGAGGCGAAACGGCCTACATCGATGGTCAGGCCATTGCCGACGGGAGCGATGTAGGATATGAACAGTTGATAAAGGTCGAGATTGTTCGCGCCAATGCCATCGTTACCGGCAATAATATTCGCATCTTCGCCGTAACCGAAGTCAACGCGGAAACCTACTTCGCCAGAGTCTTCTGGCAGATTGTCGATGTAGAAGTTCAACAAGTTGATGTTGACAAGGTCTTCGTTATCGACGTCAAATACGCGGCCAACATTCGAGTTGTTTGATCCCTGTCCGAAAGGAAGATCGGGGGTCTGGAAATTGTAGGTCCAGGACAGATCGAGGAAGCCGCCGAATTCGATGCCGCCCAACGCGCTGGAAGTGGCCTCCGCCAATGCGCCCGCGGACGCACCCAAACTCATGGTGGACAGCGCAATCACTGCCACGCCTACTACGGTTAATACTTTCTTCATCAGAATTGCTCCTTTCTCCTAATAAGAAATGAATTGAAAATTTCTGATTTCGATGATAATTGAACCCTGGATAAGGTCAAGAGAATTTTCCTTAAAAAAGGATTTTTGTGAGGTATATTTACCACACTCTATGGCGTTATTGCCACGCATAAGGGCGGGTTTTGAACCTTTTCCACTTGGGCGCGTTCATCGTAAAGTAATAATATTATACTGATTATACGGTACTTATGAAATTTATTCTTTTCATTTCCACAACAACATAATTTAAGGTCGAATATAAAAGATCGCCGCAAAATTTTCCGACAAAATTTTACTCTTTAAGCGAAATTGGATGGATGGGATTCAGATAGAATGCAAAAAATGCGGGCGGCGGAATAGAGAAAAATGGATCTTGGCGTCGCCGATAAACAGACTTGTGCTCTTTTTGTATTTTATCGATGTTATAATGAAGAACGAGAATTGACTTTAGATTAAAAGTATTTTTTGATTGATTAGGACTAAGAAAGGATGATGAGCCGATGATTATTCAGGCCGAAATTTGCGAAGATGGCGTGGTGAAAGTGAGCGATCCTGAACTGCGAGGGAAGAAGATTTTGTTGACGGCGCCCGACCGAAAAGAAACGCCAACTAAAGGGATAACGAATTGGAATGAGATTTGGAAGATTTTCCAGGAAGCGGATGCCATAGATTTTCCCCGCAGGAGCCATGAGGACATATTGCGCGATCTGAGAGCGTTCAGGGAATCGGAATGATGGCTTACGTGGATTCCTCTCTCCATCCCCAAGTCCCCAAGTCCCCTACTCCCCAAATCCTCTCGTCCCCAAGTCCCCTCCTTTTCTATTTGGGAATGATTAGTGATGAAAGATGAACGGTGAATGAGATTGATGGGTCAAAAAACGCGATCCATCCTACTTTTTTCTAGTCTCCCTGTCCCAAAGTCCCAAAGTCCCAAAGTCTCCGAGCGCCATTTCATCCATTCCGCTTGACATCCCGCCTTGCATCCTTTGTACTTCCTTCATTGCCATTCCACTCTATTTTCATTAACAGGGAGACGTATGATGAGCAGGACAATCCTTCACTTCGTGGCTGCTATCACGATGTTGAGCATGACGATTTGTACCGGATGGTGCGCAGAATCCTCGGCTGGGATTTGGCCATCTTATCTGCGCTGCGAGTATCGCGTCGATCCTTTGGGCATCGATATTCCCCAGCCCCGGTTTAGCTGGGAGTTGGATTGTTCCCATCCCGAAGCGCGAATGCAAAAACAGAGCGCTTATCAAGTGTTGGCGGCCAGTTCGCTTGATCTTTTGAATTCGGGGCAGGGCGATTTTTGGGATTCCGGAAAAACGGCTTCCGATCAAACGTCCCAAGTCGTTTATTTGGGGAAAGCGTTGGAATCCAATATGGATTGCTGGTGGAAGGTGAGGGTATGGGATCAGGACGATAAAGCCTCCGATTGGAGCCGCCCGGCGCGTTGGAGTTCGGGATTGCTTAAGCCGCAGGATTGGAAAGGACAGTGGATCGAAAAACCCTTCCGCATGACCTTCGAACGCTGCAAGTGGGTATGGAATCCCGATGGCGATCCGCGAAACTCTGTTCCGGAAGGAACCTTTTATTTCCGCCGCCGCTTTCATTTGGACGGGACATCGCAAGCCGCAAAGTTTTTGATAACGGCGGACGACCGTTTTGTTCTTTTCATCGACGGGAAAGAGATTGGGAAAAGCGTAGGAGGCGCGGATTCCTGGAAGAAACCGCAAATAATAGAACTAGATTCGTTGAGCGCGGGCGATCACGCCGCCGCCGTTGTCGCCGTCAATGAAAAAGCCAGTCCGGCGGGATTGACCGGCAAATTAATGATCCTCGCCAATAACCATCAATTGGTCATTCCCATCGATGAGACTTGGAAAGTTTCCTCTAAGGAAGCGGATGGATGGAAAACGGCGGGTTTCGACGACGCCAGTTGGAAAAACGCCCGCGTCATCGCCGCCGTAGGCGAAGACGGATCGCCGTGGGGCGTTCCGGGAGACGAGGACGGTCTTATCCTGCCGCCGCCGCCCTATTTTCAAAAAGTCTTCCGCGTCGAAAAACCCGTCAAGCGGGCGTTCGTTTATGCGACGGCGCAGGGCGTTTACGAACTGCGTCTCAATGGCGAGCGGGTGGGAGAGGATTATTTCGCTCCCGGCTGGTCCGATTACCGTAAGCGGCTGTATTACAACGCCTACGATATTACCTGCCAATTGCGTCAGGGCGAGAACGCCGTGGGGGCGATTCTTTCCGATGGCTGGTTCGCGGGCTACGTGGCCTGGGGGCGCATCCGCAACCGTTATGCGGGCGAGCCGAAACTGCGGGCGCAGATCAACATCGAATACGCCGATGGAACCTCGGAAATCGTCGGTACAGATACGTCTTGGATGGCGATTCATCAAGGCCCCATCCAAGAAGCCGACTTTCTCATGGGCGAGGTTTACGATGCGCGTAAGGAATTGAAGGGCTGGGCTACAACCGATTTCGCGTTGAAGAGAGGCGACAGTCCATACATTTTGGGATCGGATTGGAGTTCAGCGGCGTTGTCGACTTCCGGCAAGGAATTGGACGTCGAATTGAACGCCTATCCTGGCGTGACAGTGAAGAAAATTACGGAATTTCCGGCCAAAACGGTCTCCGAACCGCAGCCCGGCGTTTTCGTTTTCGATTTGGGTCAGAATCTGGTGGGTTGGGCGCGCTTGAAAGTACAAGGTCCGGCAGGGACGAAAGTACAACTGCGATTCGCCGAAGTGCTCAATCCCGACGGAACGCTCTACGTTACGAATTTACGCGCCGCACGAGTAATTGACTCATATATTCTCAAAGGCGAGGGCGTTGAAATGTGGGAGCCGAGTTTTACTTTCCATGGTTTCCGCTATGTCGAATTGACGGGTTATCCCGGCCATCCGCCGCAGGACGCCGTCACGGGCGTGGTACTTCATTCCGACATTGCCCCGGCGGGGACGTTCGAATGCTCCAACGGCATGGTTAATCAGTTGATTCATAACATCGAATGGGGAATGCGCGGCAACTACTTGGAAATCCCCACCGATTGCCCGCAGCGCGACGAGCGGCTGGGTTGGATGGGTGACGCGCAAATCTTCATGCGCACGGGAACCTTTAATAAAGACATCGCCGCCTTTTTCACGAAATGGATTCAGGACGTCGTCGATTCCCAGCGCCCCGACGGCTCCTTCACGGACGTGTCTCCCGACGTGGGCTTGGGCAGCGGCGTAGCCGCCTGGGCCGATGCGGGAATCGTGTGTCCTTATACGATGTATCTCGTATACGGCGATACGCGCATCCTGGAAAAGCACTACGGCGCCATGCAGAAATATATCGAGTATCTTAAAAAGAGCTGCAAGGATTTGATCCGGCCAGCCTTTGGTTATGGGGATTGGTTGTCTCTCAATGCGGATACCCCAAAAGATCTGCTGGCGACGGCTTACTTCGCTTACGTTACCAGCCTAATGCAGGAAATCGCTTCCGCCATTGGACGCGAGGACGACGCCAAGGAATACGAAGCGCTCTATCAGGGAATCCGCGCCGCCTTCGCCAAGGCGTTTGTGAAAGCAGACGGCCAGGTGCTAGCGAACACCCAGACCGGCTATGTTCTGGCGCTGCGCAGCAGCTTGATCCCGGAGGATAAGATTCCGGCGGCCATGCGCCACCTTATTCGCGATCTGATGGTGCGCGATTATCACTTCTCCACCGGTTTTGCGGGATTAAAGGATTTGCTGCTTATATTGACGCGCAACGGCCGCATCGATATCGCCTACAAACTATTACTTAACGATACGTTTCCCTCTTGGGGATACGAGATCAAGAATGGCGCTACCACCATTTGGGAACGGTGGGATGGTTGGACGGACGAGTTCGGCTTCCAGGATCCCGGCATGAATTCCTTCAACCATTACGCCTACGGCGCCGTGGGCGAGTGGCTCTATTCCACCGTCGCCGGGATTGATGCGGACGCTCCTGGATACCAAAGAATCGTCATCCATCCTCAACTCGGCGGAGATTTGGATTACGTCAAAACCAGTTATCGATCCATTAATGGCTGGATTGACAGCGAATGGCGCCTGACGGAGGACGAATTTCAATTGAATGCAAGAATTCCCGTCAATACGGAAGCTATGATATTCGTCCCCGCCGAAAAAGCAGACAGCGTAGCGGAAAGCGGAAAACCGGCGGGGGATTCGCTTGGAGTTTCCTTTGTGGATTTGAAGAATGGCGCGGCGATCTACCATGTTGGATCGGGGCGTTATTCGTTCGCGGCGAAAAGGCCATAGGGAATCGTTCAAGAGCCGTAAACGGTTTTTCGGAAATATATTATGCCTTTGAAGGGGGCGCGCCGTTGCGCGCCCCTTTTCGTCTTTGGGCATAGGGATGCGATTTAAGGAGAGTGGTTTCCATCTCTCTCCCGCATTTTTTATGAATGGGAGGTATTTTTTTATCGGCGCAGGTTATATAATTATATAAAATGAAAGAGATTTGCTGATTTTCAATTTGTTATTATATCCGCCGCTTTCGAATTTTTTCTTTTTCGAATCTCGACGGGCCATTGCGTCATAATGGGAATAGAGGAGTTATTATGCCGGAACGGGAAAATAACTGCCTTTCCATTCATTGGCAAATAGGCCGGGAGTTTTTGAAAGCCGAACCTGCGATGAAGCGTTCTTATGCGCTTGATAAGAACGCCCCGATTTTCCCCATTATTGAAAATGAAATTCTATCGATCGTCTCTCTCTCCGAATTGCAAGTTTATAAAGTGCAATGGTTGATTAGCGGAAAAAAAGAGAAGAGAGCCGCTAAAGATTATGTTCCTAGCGAAAGGTTGGAAGAATCTATCCAAAAAGTCGAATATTCGCGATGGATGACGGAGAAAGCGATCGAGATTCTTTTCGAATTGCAGGAAATGGAGTCTTTGGAAAAAAACGAGCAAAGCAAGCGGCTGGTTGAGTTGAACAAAACAATCCGGCAAGCGCTGGCTTTCTATATGGAAGCGGATTTCCAACTCTACAAATTTAAATTCGCCAATCCAAACATTGAGCAAATCGAACGAATCAAGGCCTCGATCGAATACGCCGCGAAAGTGAACGATATGCGATCCGCCGAGGAATTGAAGATTCGCTATGGTTCTTTATTGAGTAAAGAACATTTATACGCCAAGCGCCTGGAACCTCTTTACGAGCCGATCCTCGAAGCGGAAGAGAAAATGGCTTCGGCTTTTTGGGAAATGGAAACGATGCTTTATCAACTAAACGACAAATATTCGCAATATCTTTTTATGGCTTATCAGACATTGCAGGATTATGCCGCTTCATCAAAACAATCTATCACGATCGCGGACCTAATTAAGGAGAACGAGGAAATTCAAAAACAGACCGACATTCTGCACGACCGCGAGATAAACCGCTCCGCCGAGATCAAAGAAAGAGTAAATTTGTTGAATGAAATTAACAGTAATTTGGATACGATTATCAAGCAACAAAATTCCATGAACGAATATATGCAAAACGCCGTATTGGAAATATGCAAATCCGGCCTGTTGTCTTGACAATTCGATTTTGCAGGATGGGTCATGTTGTCTGAGTCATCGAATGTAAAATATGTTAATAATGATGGGTCAAACAACGCAACCCATCCAACTTTTTACATTCCAAAAACTTTCATCCCATTCCCATAAAAAAGCCCTTCGACGAAATCGCGGCCTAATCCCGATCTTTCCACGGCTTTTTTGATGGCGCGCAGTTCTTCGTAAAGAAAGGATGTGAAAACTAACTTCCGGTGATCGTCCGAGATGGAGAGTTCCCACGGAACGGGGGTTACGTAGGTATATTGATCGTTGATCTCTACTGATTTGCCGGGAGCCAGGGCGATAGGGATGTCGGTTCCATAGAGAATTTTTTCCGGGCTGACGTTTTGGAAAAGGTATTCCATCACTTCCCAATGGTTGAGCATGGCAAGGTCGAAATAGAGATTGGGAATGTCCTTCAAATTGTGCAGTTGGCCGACGATGTTTTTGAGATAATAGGCGCGGCCAATATGCGCCAGGACGATGCGGGCGCGGGGATATTTGACGCACAGTTCAATGACCTGCCTCTGATTGAGCGGATCGGCCAGGCGTGCCTTGCGAGGAATGTGGAGCATGACGATCAGTCCGAGTTCGTCGGCGATCTCCATAGCCCAATCGGGCAGCATTTCGGGAATCTCCACGTCGTTGAGATTGGGCTTGCGCACGTAATCCAGATAGGGCTTCAATCCTCGAAAACGGCCGTTCTCAAGATCGCGGCGCAGCAACTCAGGAGCGTCTTCCAAGGGATCGAAGAGGCGGAAAGGAAAGAAGCGGCGGTTGTCGCACTGTTCGGCGAGATAGGCGTTATTACGTTGACGGTCGTACTTGACGTGGGGAAAGCCGAAACAGACGGCCAGCGTACGGCGTCCGGGATAGATTTCTGATAGATCATGCTCCAAATCGGCGAGATCGTAGCGTCCGATAGGATGGCCGCCGCAGGAATAAGGTTCCTCTGCGGGAACAACTCCCTCGTTGAAAACGTGGACATGAAAATCGAGAATAACCGGCGGCAGAAATGCGTCGAATTCTTCTTTGAAAATGATCCGGTTTCGTTCGTGTTTGGTGGTTTCGCGCCACATGGGATTGCCTCGATTTGATAGTTTAATTAGAAAAAGAGTCCGGAGAAAATCAGCATTAGCGATAGAATCATAACGGCG
The window above is part of the Candidatus Omnitrophota bacterium genome. Proteins encoded here:
- a CDS encoding porin — translated: MKKVLTVVGVAVIALSTMSLGASAGALAEATSSALGGIEFGGFLDLSWTYNFQTPDLPFGQGSNNSNVGRVFDVDNEDLVNINLLNFYIDNLPEDSGEVGFRVDFGYGEDANIIAGNDGIGANNLDLYQLFISYIAPVGNGLTIDVGRFASWYGYEAIESLKNDNFSRSFMFGLSYPHTHTGIRATYSINDMWEVSGGVTQGWDTVEDINDSKSFHFAVRFRPTEEIYVQNAISYGPERFNDNSNYRFLYDLVATWNVTEDWTIGANFDYGFDEDAIAAGTDDASWWALAGYVRYDVNEDVYLALRGEYFGDDDSWATPQPGVGASDNLWEITATAGYQITEDLLGRLEYRHDEADGDIFWDDNIRDQDSQDTIALEVIYQF
- a CDS encoding family 78 glycoside hydrolase catalytic domain codes for the protein MMSRTILHFVAAITMLSMTICTGWCAESSAGIWPSYLRCEYRVDPLGIDIPQPRFSWELDCSHPEARMQKQSAYQVLAASSLDLLNSGQGDFWDSGKTASDQTSQVVYLGKALESNMDCWWKVRVWDQDDKASDWSRPARWSSGLLKPQDWKGQWIEKPFRMTFERCKWVWNPDGDPRNSVPEGTFYFRRRFHLDGTSQAAKFLITADDRFVLFIDGKEIGKSVGGADSWKKPQIIELDSLSAGDHAAAVVAVNEKASPAGLTGKLMILANNHQLVIPIDETWKVSSKEADGWKTAGFDDASWKNARVIAAVGEDGSPWGVPGDEDGLILPPPPYFQKVFRVEKPVKRAFVYATAQGVYELRLNGERVGEDYFAPGWSDYRKRLYYNAYDITCQLRQGENAVGAILSDGWFAGYVAWGRIRNRYAGEPKLRAQINIEYADGTSEIVGTDTSWMAIHQGPIQEADFLMGEVYDARKELKGWATTDFALKRGDSPYILGSDWSSAALSTSGKELDVELNAYPGVTVKKITEFPAKTVSEPQPGVFVFDLGQNLVGWARLKVQGPAGTKVQLRFAEVLNPDGTLYVTNLRAARVIDSYILKGEGVEMWEPSFTFHGFRYVELTGYPGHPPQDAVTGVVLHSDIAPAGTFECSNGMVNQLIHNIEWGMRGNYLEIPTDCPQRDERLGWMGDAQIFMRTGTFNKDIAAFFTKWIQDVVDSQRPDGSFTDVSPDVGLGSGVAAWADAGIVCPYTMYLVYGDTRILEKHYGAMQKYIEYLKKSCKDLIRPAFGYGDWLSLNADTPKDLLATAYFAYVTSLMQEIASAIGREDDAKEYEALYQGIRAAFAKAFVKADGQVLANTQTGYVLALRSSLIPEDKIPAAMRHLIRDLMVRDYHFSTGFAGLKDLLLILTRNGRIDIAYKLLLNDTFPSWGYEIKNGATTIWERWDGWTDEFGFQDPGMNSFNHYAYGAVGEWLYSTVAGIDADAPGYQRIVIHPQLGGDLDYVKTSYRSINGWIDSEWRLTEDEFQLNARIPVNTEAMIFVPAEKADSVAESGKPAGDSLGVSFVDLKNGAAIYHVGSGRYSFAAKRP
- a CDS encoding amidohydrolase family protein — translated: MWRETTKHERNRIIFKEEFDAFLPPVILDFHVHVFNEGVVPAEEPYSCGGHPIGRYDLADLEHDLSEIYPGRRTLAVCFGFPHVKYDRQRNNAYLAEQCDNRRFFPFRLFDPLEDAPELLRRDLENGRFRGLKPYLDYVRKPNLNDVEIPEMLPDWAMEIADELGLIVMLHIPRKARLADPLNQRQVIELCVKYPRARIVLAHIGRAYYLKNIVGQLHNLKDIPNLYFDLAMLNHWEVMEYLFQNVSPEKILYGTDIPIALAPGKSVEINDQYTYVTPVPWELSISDDHRKLVFTSFLYEELRAIKKAVERSGLGRDFVEGLFYGNGMKVFGM